One Candidatus Bathyarchaeota archaeon DNA window includes the following coding sequences:
- a CDS encoding nucleotidyltransferase domain-containing protein translates to MILFKTSNGERDLTRLPEKIRSILEKLVQKLREQETVSGIGLFGSWSRGDADPSSDVDLLIIDERNFNYEYVDRLEPDGLLIDLNYIPKKWITGPVPPEIDQRLHELYILYDRDWSLANAKQWMSKAYRKPERVDVRTETYVVESDIYLSRATSAHARGDFQSACIFAGIGVEFMLKTLIELNLLSISNSRFIRALEESAEKLEMPKFFNDYLTTARLSKLNHCDVEKKIGLLKDTWSDVTIFMREHASTLDSLHFTVKTMLGYYGKRSFLKGMVARSCALLDEGMYVEASHYVLHALVGMLENYAWLTSADEGIKLDYTALLRSLRGSKETMGVYKNAVEAFNVNDVDRKEADKTIRLAKETILNVRRQRKDLINRFIDSSA, encoded by the coding sequence GTGATACTGTTCAAAACCTCGAATGGAGAAAGAGATTTGACAAGGCTGCCAGAGAAAATTCGCAGTATCTTAGAGAAACTTGTTCAAAAATTGAGAGAACAAGAAACGGTTTCAGGGATTGGTCTGTTTGGAAGCTGGAGTCGTGGCGACGCCGATCCAAGTAGCGACGTAGACCTGTTAATCATAGATGAACGGAACTTTAACTATGAGTATGTAGACCGTCTCGAACCTGATGGTTTGCTTATTGACTTGAACTACATCCCCAAGAAATGGATTACAGGTCCAGTTCCACCAGAAATTGATCAAAGACTCCATGAACTATACATTTTGTACGATCGAGATTGGTCGTTGGCGAACGCTAAGCAGTGGATGTCCAAAGCGTATCGAAAGCCTGAACGTGTCGACGTTCGAACCGAGACATATGTCGTAGAATCGGACATATACTTGAGCAGAGCCACCTCAGCTCACGCTAGGGGAGATTTTCAAAGTGCTTGTATATTCGCAGGCATAGGAGTGGAATTCATGCTAAAAACCTTAATAGAACTCAATTTGTTATCCATCTCAAACAGCCGCTTCATCAGAGCCCTTGAAGAATCAGCAGAAAAATTGGAAATGCCCAAATTCTTTAATGATTACCTTACTACAGCACGTTTATCCAAGCTGAATCATTGTGACGTTGAGAAAAAAATCGGTTTGCTCAAAGATACTTGGAGTGATGTCACAATTTTCATGAGGGAACATGCCTCTACACTTGATTCTTTACACTTTACGGTCAAAACTATGTTAGGATACTACGGAAAGCGCAGTTTCTTAAAAGGCATGGTTGCTCGGTCATGTGCTCTTCTTGACGAAGGAATGTACGTTGAAGCATCCCACTACGTGCTTCACGCTCTTGTTGGCATGCTTGAAAATTACGCTTGGCTAACATCTGCCGACGAGGGAATTAAGCTTGATTACACAGCTCTTCTCCGCTCGCTGAGAGGCTCAAAAGAAACGATGGGAGTCTATAAAAACGCCGTTGAAGCCTTTAATGTAAATGATGTAGATCGCAAAGAAGCAGACAAAACTATAAGATTAGCTAAAGAAACAATACTCAATGTTCGCCGACAAAGGAAAGATTTGATCAATAGGTTCATCGACTCATCGGCTTAG